From the Montipora capricornis isolate CH-2021 chromosome 2, ASM3666992v2, whole genome shotgun sequence genome, one window contains:
- the LOC138026870 gene encoding probable E3 ubiquitin-protein ligase makorin-1: MAVYQSLSTATTKQILCRYYMHGVCREGDNCKYSHDLKDKPSMICKYYRQGACSYGSSCRFDHVKPSSARSKSSSGLKALPLQRQNVEENKENNMVTLTKNKTKNPKNWAEATAFVPGQTFQGTCSSDKGADYIPETFASTVSYSAAAKNGVELVANCADEDSSQELCPYEAELGECPFTESCSYLHGLECEYCGLKCLHPYDASQREEHRQVCIESHEKDMEHSFAVQRSQGVTCGICLEVVREKENPSDQRFGILTDCNHSFCLPCIRKWRNTSHSSETKIVRACPICRVPSAFVTPSEVWVDDPTEKKKLIDGYKSALREKPCRHFNQGKGTCPFGSSCFYKHAYPDGRVEEVKLRYCDTSQGKTKILQTYRLWDFLEALEDERTEGEYTIIFVPDSDSDSD; encoded by the exons ATGGCTGTGTATCAAAG CTTATCCACAGCGACCACTAAGCAGATACTGTGCAG GTACTATATGCATGGAGTTTGCAGGGAAGGAGACAACTGCAAATATTCTCATGACCTTAAAGATAAACCATCTATG ATTTGTAAATATTATCGTCAAGGAGCTTGTTCTTATGGAAGTAGTTGCCGGTTTGACCATGTGAAACCTTCCTCTGCAAG GTCTAAAAGTTCCTCTGGTCTGAAAGCATTGCCTTTACAGAGACAAAACGtggaagaaaataaagaaaacaat ATGGTCACGCTCACaaaaaacaagacaaagaaTCCTAAGAACTGGGCTGAGGCAACTGCATTTGTTCCA GGACAGACATTTCAAGGAACGTGTTCTTCAGACAAGGGAGCAGACTACATACCAGAAACA TTTGCCAGCACAGTGTCATATTCTGCTGCTGCAAAGAATGGTGTAGAACTTGTCGCTAATTGTGCAGATGAAGACAGTTCTCAAGAG CTCTGTCCTTACGAGGCAGAATTGGGAGAATGCCCCTTTACTGAAAG TTGCAGCTATTTACATGGTTTGGAATGTGAATATTGTGGCTTGAAATGTTTGCATCCATACGATGCATCTCAGCGGGAAG AGCATCGTCAAGTGTGTATCGAAAGTCACGAGAAAGACATGGAACATTCATTCGCTGTGCAAAG AAGTCAAGGAGTAACATGTGGAATCTGTCTGGAGGTAGTGCGAGAGAAAGAAAATCCTAGTGATCAAAGATTTGGAATCTTAA CCGATTGTAATCACTCTTTCTGTTTGCCGTGTATTCGCAAGTGGAGAAACACATCACACTCCTCTGAAACCAAGATTGTCAG AGCATGTCCAATTTGCCGTGTCCCGTCAGCATTTGTTACCCCG AGTGAAGTTTGGGTTGATGATCCAACGGAAAAGAAAAAGCTAATAGATGGCTACAAGTCAGCCTTGAG AGAGAAGCCCTGCAGGCATTTCAACCAAGGCAAAGGGACTTGCCCATTTGGTTCTAGCTGCTTTTATAAACATG CTTATCCTGATGGAAGAGTTGAAGAAGTGAAGTTAAGGTATTGTGATACATCACAGGGAAAAACAAAGATCTTGCAAACCTATAG ACTATGGGACTTTCTTGAAGCTCTTGAAGACGAAAGGACGGAAGGGGAATACACGATAATTTTTGTTCCCGATTCTGATTCCGActcagattga